GTCAGAAACTCTTCTTTTCccctcccatttccccctccctaaCCCCACCATTGGCTCATCAGTTATCCAGTTGACTCCACTCTGCAAGGAAGACATTCCCCTGGCCTGACTCACTCAGTCCCGTTTCTCCACAGGAATCCCCTCACCGCAGACCACAAGGGCCCTGACTAGCTCATGTTTTGTGTTAATGGATGTGAAACCGGAGCAAACCCCCTCACCAAGAGAAAAACCACCCTAAACTCTCCCACACAGGTCTCAGCAGGTTACACAAATATTAGTCCTATCATCCAAATAAATCTGCCCCCATGGCCCAGAGCTATGGCTCCCCCATCCTCTTGCTGCCTGTGTGGAGTAAAGCTGCTCCACAAACATGGGAGGACCCCAAGGGGTGCTGGAGAGGAATTCGGGAAAGGAGGGGCCTGCATTCAGAATTTCTTGGTGTAGGTGCCTTAATCCACAGCCTGCTGTCAATACTCGGTAGTCCCGAATTGAAGATTCTGAGAAAAGTAATGGTGAGCTAAACCAGGGGGGGGCTTCAGTAAGAGGGTCTGTTACCTGGAGTTTGGGGCATAATTAAAACTCAGTGTCTGAGATAAGTTCATGCTCTCATTTTAGAGACGAGAAgatagaggctcagagaagttgggTATCTTGCTCAAAATACCAAACACAGTCAACTGGCACAGCTGAGATTTCAGCCCTGCTCTGTCGTAACTGCAGATTCTGCTTCTTTAAAATATCAACGGGTAAGAGGTGACCACTGTCCGAGTTACATAAAACTAGGACACCATGGTTTCTGGGACTCTCTGTCCTACCCTCTAGCTTACTAAGCCTGCTGTCTCTGGAAACTCCACCATGCAGGCTTCGTTCGGCAGTGGGTAGGAGCACAGGAGGAGCGCCCCTGTTTAAGCAAAACATGGGGTGAAGGATAATAATCACCAGGGCTTGAAGAGTCACTAAATAAAGACTTTTTGAGTAAATGGGGAAAGGCTGCTTTCTAAGCTATTTACCACTTTGGCCCCAAGCCCCAGCTCTCCTTCCCTCCATAACCACTGGCTCCCGCTCCCAGCTTCAAAGCCTAGGATCCTCTCCTAAGAGTTGCCAAAGCCAGAGACCTCTACCTGCCTAGTATACGCTGATGCCTTATGCGGGCCCTTGCGATCAGGCTTGTTACCCTCTCCCGCCTTCCATGAGTCACATACCTTTTATTTAGTGTTTTTCAAACCTGGCTGACCACCAGAATAATGCATGAGaagctttaaaaagtaaaaagcccAAGGCCTAGGTAGACCTACTAAATTACCCTTTCTTAGGAGTGTTCCAGGGTATGCTAATGATGCACTAGGCATGGCCTGACACTGCATGCCACTCAGTTTGAACAGGCAGAAAGTGAGCAAAAGAGGCAGTGCTGGCTGATACAGGTTGAAAAGGATAGATTGGTAGAGAATGTATGTTTGTAtagttatgtaattttttttctcctacaaaGCACAGCAGTTTATAAACATATGAGCATGTGAATGGAACCTTGTCAACTATGGCTAACTCTTATCTAGCAATCCAGGCTCTTGATAATGAAAGAATGTTGTAGCTGAAGAGTTCCTTTTAGGGTACCAGGCAGTCTGCTCAAACTGACCCAGGGAAGAGATACGTAGTTTCATCTCTGTCCCATTTACCCTCAGCCAggtaggaaaaaaagaagttctCCCCAGGTACCCTTTCTCTTGCACACACAAGAAGTGTCAGGAAGCCAGTGCAAGGGAAAGGAAAACGAGCCTTGACCATGTGCTTCAGTGCCAACTCCTATCACTCTGAAGTCCCTCTGCCTCTTCCACTCTCCCTTCTAACCTCCAGAGTGGGGAGTCAGGGAGCAGCTCGCTGTTTTACATCCCCTATCAACTCATTCCCAGGGCTAAGGAACCAGCCAGGACCCGAGAGGCCCTCTGCATTACTCTCCCAAGTCCTTAAATAGAAGCTGTAGCAGCCCAGGGTTGAGGGTGGAGGAAGGTGTGCATGCAAAGATCTTGTGCTTTTGAGTCAGGAGGTTTGAAGTGGAGGGATGAGTGAGGTATTTATGTATTCAGGTCTGATCCAGCCACTCTGCCTTCTTGGGGGCCTTGCAAGTATGGACGTCCACAGTGTTTCTGCACTCCTTGCAGCGCACAGCACAGCACCAGTGGAATTTGCACTCACACTGGGTGACGCGGGTAACTCGAGTTGTGTCATACCCTCGGCCGCAGCACATGATTTCACAACCATCTGTCCCTTTAGATGTCTTGCTGCAGACACGGCCTGCAGTGCCTAGGGAACCTGggtcagggaagagagagagtgagaaccaAGTTACCTCTTAGTCCAGCCGCTCTGGTTCCCTTACCCACATCCTCATGAGGAAACCATAAAGAATCCCTTTTCCTGAAAATATACCCACTAGCCAAAATGATCATCTCCTCACTGCCCTCTGCACCAGGCTTGTTTCTTACCACCAGCAAGGCTCCCCAAAGACCACTGACTCTTCCTGCAGTGCCTTCCCTGCCAATATACATCTTCATAGCCCCATTCAAAGCCTAGCCTTAAATACCGTAATTGTTCAGACTGGGTGAGGGCTCCCTATTTTATgtgtgaaattttccataataaaaaaaaatttttaaaacagcctATAATTTCCTCTTTCTAAGAGGTTTTGCTACAACTCTAATCCAGCTACCATTTGTGAGTATTTTGGTCCTTAGTTTATATTTCATTAAGTTGTACTAAACAGGGAAGTCATATTGCATGACCATTAAAAGCATGAGCCTGATGTCAGATTGTTTAGGTTTAAAATCCAGGTCTtcacttcttagctgtgtgatctaGCAAGTTAATCTCTCTGGGCTTTCGTTTTCTCCCAAGAAAAGAGGCATAATAGTAGCACCTACCCAGCAGATTGTTATGTCTATAATCTCTGTTCAACTGAGGAGGGGAACTGATTAGCATTACTGGCAGGAGGCATATCTCTAAGGAATTGCTAAAGAATATCCCTTGCCTTACCTCATGGTAGGAACTCTTGAAGGGTAGAGACGGTGTCATCCCTCTGCACAGAGATTACTCACAACCTCATTCTGACTGATTTATGCAAAAGAGATACTGCCAACAGATGACAAAATCATAGAATTTTGGATGGGATGGATCCTAGAGAATATCTACTTCAACCCTGTCCCAGAGAGAAAGTGACTAGCCTGGGGGCTCAAGAGGGGAAATAAATTAACTGATTTCTATAGCAGTAGTCTCCCCATGTGCCACTGGACGTGGACGGAACATGCTAGTACTTCTGCATTTGTTTTTTATCCCatcaatttaaaatatctattttgtatgtatgcTTTATAATGCACACATCAGTATAGTGGGACATAGATACAATTCGTaagtaaatatacattttttggaGGTATGTGCgcaaattgttttttaatgataGGAGTATACAAGCCAAAATGTTAGGAGACCACTGCTCTAGAGAGTGGGCTGACGAGGTCTACTACATATGTTACTCTCTTACCTTCAAGGGCTGGGTCTTAAGTCATGTCTCTTGTGCACCAAAAGCCTCTTCTGCATTCTGGAGCTGAGCTGTCCAATGTAGCAGCCACTAGCCAAATGTAGTCATTTAgatttaagttaattaaaattaaataaatgttaatacTTAGCTCCTCAGTTATACTATctatatttcaagtgctcagtaatcACACGTGACTAGGTGGCTACTGTACTGGAGAGCACAAAGGGAGAACACTTCTATCATCGTAGAAAGTTCAGTGGGACAGCACTGCTTTTTTGGAGTACTGGCTCCACACTCCCTTCTGGGATGACTCGTACCCTTTGAATTCCAGGCCCCACTTTGGGTTTTATGAGATCTAATTTTATGCCTCTTGAGAAAAACCAACACACATATGACTCATGCTCCGTCCTAACTCCAAAGATCCTTCCCCAAAGGTGCATTTTAGGATGATAGCATAGGCTTGAATAGCACAGCCTCGGAtgttgtggaattatttctaggcacTTAGAGAGTAGCCCTCTGAATTACACCACGTGGGAAGAAAACAAACTGAGTGGCAGGAAATCACTAAGAGAATCAGAAGTGCTTTCTCAACCTTTTTTCTCCTAGCACCCTTCAAAGTACACAAACTACTTTCTCTGTTACTTGGGTGGAGTCCCACCCTGTGTCTGTGCCCAGTTTTGCTCCAAGCCAGTTGCCTCTCCAGGAAAGACAGTGATGCATGAAAGCAAATAGTATGAAGGACAGCCGAGATTTCTGACTTCCCCTTACCCAAGTCCAGACTGCTAAGTCTGCAGAAAAGAGCCTGAGAGCCCATGACAGTAACCAGGGGAAGAGCAGTTCTGTTGTGTCACAGGGTGTTCCTAGTTTAACATTTCTGAGCCTGAAACATGAGCCAGGATAGTAACTTCCACTCTTTTGGTGGGATACCATATCACCTTCCAGCATTCTCAAGAATTCAACCACagatatctgaacagattaaaaaatgatttgCTGCTTTCTGCCAGGGGTTAGCCTTTGGTAGAGATCTCTTCCTTGCTTCCCCAACCCCATTTTAGAATCATCAGTAGCAGCACACTGGCTAACCCCTTCCAAGGTCATCCATGGTCTATTTCCAACCTGTCTGTCTACGTTTAATCTCCCTTACCCAAAACGTTCATTCAGTCAGCAATATTCAGCTCTCCATTCCTGGAACAGATCATGTGCTCTCCCACCTACCGCTCAACTCACGTGCAGAGGATACCCGCCTGTTCTCTCTGGCTACCCACATAATccccacactttgagaaacaaatGTCACATTTTCCAATAAACTTTTCTTGATTTCTGTCTTTTGCAGTTGCATTTGTCTGCCTGTTATATCTCATTTCTTTAGCTAGACTGTGAAAAGCCAAAACATAGACTCCATCTTACGCTTCTGCGTAGCCCATACATTGCTTGGTACTGAAAATGGGTGATTCATTTAAACATTCACTGAGTAGCTCGTACTGTACCCTAGATGCTGGGGATATAAAGGAGTGGTGTCACCTCAGGCCGCATGGTGCTGAGTCTAGCCTCCTCTGTGGGCAGATTTGGGCCTGGCAGACTGGGCATAAATCAACAATCTGACAAGGTTTAAATGTCTGACTGATTCCTCCAGTGGCTCCTCTTTCCCAACTCCTGAGGTGTAACAGACCACAATTAACTGGAGGTGCTGCGCTAAGAACTGGGGCTTCACGTTCCTACCTGCTTTCCTTACTCACCTGCAGCCTTGTCCAAAACACAGTAGTCTGGGGAGTTGTCAAAGTAGACAAGGTCAGTCCGGGTGGCACGGCGATAGCCTTGGCGGGCTGCTGTGAAGTTGACACCATCCTGGGTGGCCGTCACCTGCACGGCCCCGTCATAGCGTCGCCGCAGGTAATCACCTGTGCGGCGGAAGTCTGAGAGAGCACGCCAGCAGGTGCGCAGAGTACAGGAGCCACTCACGCCGTGGCACTTACATTCCAGCTTCAGAAACCGCCGCAcagcctgggaggtggggaggcaggtaAGGGAGAGGCAGCCAGTCAAGGTACTTTATGTCATCCCCAGGACTAAAAGCATGAGTGCGCTGAGGTCTGCTGCTCCTGGCCCTGGCTGGCCAGTGGAGCCACTGGTTGGTCTCTCCCTAGTCGGATCCCACCCTTTCTTCCGGCTCAAACTCAAGAACCTCTTCTCCCAAGAAACCTTCCTGGACCAACAGTGCTTTCCTTTTCACCAAAGCCCACTTTAACTTTAAAGCCCCAGGATTCTGTTTCACTGTTACGGTACGCTGGCACGTGCTCTAGTTTTCATGTGATTTAGAGTCAAGGTACCTTGCCTTCCGCTTTTGTTGCATGTTATTGTCCAGCACAGTACTAAGCATTAGGAGGTACTCAAAGACCAGTGAACTGACTAAACAAGCTCTTAACCACCTCACTCTTTATGGAGGCAGTTCTTTTCCTTCTTAAGttatttcccttcttttctccacCTTTCCCTACTTTCCACCTATGTGAAGACTCTCTATGCACCAGGGTGAACCTAGGCATTCCTAAGGTACCTTGTATTCTCTGTTCCTGTTCCAGGGGTTGGGGCTTTTGGGGCTTCAGTGCTTCCACCTTCACATTCAGTCCATGATCACACAAACTGGTCACCCCCAGTAAATATGAATGTACACGTGCAGACATGAGTACTGACCGTGCGACCACAGCGGTTGTTATGTAAGTTCATGAGAGCCCGGGCATCCTTAAGCCTCTTCTCCTTGGCATCCACGAAGGCCTTGGCAAAGCGAACACCATAGTGAATGTTGTCACTGCAACCACCCCAGTCAAAGTCCCCACGTTGGTCATGGTGTCGGCCACGGGTATAGGGGTCACAGCTGCACACACTCAGTTCACCCTGGCTACAGGCCCGAGTGATAGCGTGGACCACTCCTGCTGAAGAGATGGCATATACAAATGCTGCCTCCCGGCTACCTGGAGAGAAAGGTAGAAGCATGTTTTAGGAAAGAGGCCCCTGTATGTCACCAGCCCACACAACCTCCAACTCTGAAAcctgtttcccttttcttcccagGGCAACCTCTGCACCTCCTTTATTCAAGGTACCCTTCCCTTCCAAGAGCATTCCCCAGAGTATCTGACCTCTTCCCCCAGCCCTCACAGCTCTCTATCCACTTCTTTGTATGTCTGACCTCTTTGGCTGACCTGTACTTCTTCCTTCCAAACTCCCTGGTTCCATCCATTGAAGAGTTTCACAGTGAATCATTCCCTCCCACTGAGTGCCAACCCTGGCTTAGCGAAGCCTGCCTTGGTCCACATTCCAGGCCTTTTCAGGCCCACTCTGCTGGACAGTTCCCCTGCAGTGGAGACCCCATCCCAGGGGTCATCCTATTTGGAGAGACATGAGAGACATGCTACTTTCCCCAGcctgctttctttcctctctgctctTGGGGATTGATGAATCATCGCTCTTGTCCTTCTGACACCTCCAGATTCTCATCTCATCCCCTTTCTCCTAGTTTACTGTTTAGCTCTGCTTAGCTTTTTTGCTGAGCCTGGTCCAAGCCGCTGACTCTCCAAATGTTTACGTATCACCTTTCTGTTTATCCCTTGCTCCCATTACTATAGTGTTGGGATTGTTGGGGTGAGGGCAGCGACGGTGTTGGTAAGAACAGAGCAGCCATTCCCAGTCCTCAGCCTTACAGTGCATGGAAACCTGCAGGCTAGGGGTTCGGTGGGGGAAGGTAAAggtaggaagaaagatgggggtaCTAGGGAATGCTGTTACTCTGTTCCATCATCCAAGACCACCGAGATTAGAGGGGCCACTGCCTACATATCTAAGGTACTGAGGGTCTGTACCCAGCTGTATCCTGGGCTCTGCCCACAATTCTTTCTCTAATTATGAAGTAGTgtgtgggaggggagagaagggatcATGGCTCCCCACTCACCACCCCAGGCATTGAAAGGGAAGGAGCTGGGGCAGGGTGGAAGAGGCCCCTACTTCTGAGCATGACTCGGCCGAAGACAGTGTGGTCCCGGTCCAGCGTGGTGCAGTTCCAGCGGTGGTGGCGGAACTGGTGCTGACACTCTCGGATCCATTCTCGGGCACCCTCACCCACCGAGCGCATGATGTCTGGGTAACGCTGGCACAGCTGCCGCTGCCGGCTCACCAGACCAGGGATATTGTCACAGATCACTCGGGCCCCCAGTGCCCCGATGTACCTGCAAGGTGGAGATGGCCTTGTCAGAGCATCCCGGCTTTTTTTCTGCATTAGGAGGGGAATAAGGAGGGGAGAGTTTGGCATTCAGACCTTGGAGAGGATCCTTCCTCTTCCCCCAGCCCGTATTCCCCAAGGCCGATGTATAGAAGCAATCCCCACAAGCTCTGAAGAAATAGTTAAGCAGTTGCAGAGAGAGTAATTGAGTGGTATCCCACCATTACCAGTTCCCCAACCAAAGGCCAAAGTGACACACCCTCCCAGAACCCAGGCCAGGCATGTGTGTCACATACACAGAAGCTGTGGGCATATCACACAAACCATCGCctgtttatttaataaacattaagAGCCTCACGGAAAAATAAACTAACAACACAGGAGTCTGAGACAACACTGTTAGACCCACATGTAAGAGGCACGTCCTGCATGGCTGGTCCATAAAGATATGGCTgggggaagaaggatggagacagGGAGGGGCCAGTGGGAAGAGATATACTGGGCAATTTTGAGTAATGTTTACAGCTGTAGTCAGAACCATGTAGCTAAAAGTCTGTATTTCCCGTCGGGAGGCCTAGAGAACACTCCACCCCAACTCTCCTCCCCATACCCTTTGCTTCCAGGCCCCACGGCCTTTCTTAACTAATGAGTCTTTCAAAATCATCCTTCCCAGCTTACAGGGCATGATGTCCCGAATGGATGGACAGAGGGCTGTTTGCAGTGGGAAGCCAAAGGCCAAGATCTAGAGAAACAGAGTAACGCTCCTCCCTATATTCCAGTCCCCAGTCTGCCCAATGTGAACAGTTACACGGAGATCAATAGAGCGGGCTACTAAAAGCTAAGTGGGTTGCTCGAGTCATTCTCAGTTTTCTCAAGGcaatatttttccttcatttaaatACTTTAAGCCCTGGATTCCACCACAAGCCTCAGAAAGAACATTTCAGAGAGCAGACAGGAGTGCATCATCCCCCTTTCTCCCCAAAAGGCCACCAAATGAGATCTGACCCATACACCAACTCCAcaatccccttctctctctccaacACCCCCAGCGCCTCCCTTGATTTGCTGAGAATTCTCTGTTCTCCTAACACATCAAAGGGactccttctctcccctcttctgaacAGGTGGGGGCCACGAGGGCAGTTACTGCTCCAGACAGAAAAGATTTGGTTTGGGCTGTGAATGAGCCTGTGGTTTGGGAAAGGCCTCAAAATGGGCCTAGAAGTGGgtgaggagaagggagggtggccagtggggagaagggaaaagCTGGACTGTCCTGGCTGTATGTCCTCTGTAACCCGTCCCCACCCCCCCACGTTTGCACACTCGGCCCTCACCCACAGACTGGATCACCGCTGGTGACACCAACTCAAACAAACACAAGGAGGGCTGATGCTTGCCTCTTCTGGAGCTCAGCAGGGCTGATGGGGCCCATCTGTCCCGGGGGAAGGGGTGAGAGGGCTGGTCCACCACTAACAAATCCCATGGAATCAGCGTCCCCAGCACTGTCCATCAGGGCAACAGCTTCCaggaacaaacaaaataaacacccCGGACTGGGCCAGGCCGGAAAGGGCTGCCTGACGCACAGCCGGGAGTTACACCCACTGCCGCGGTGCTTTGTTTGGAGAATCAAGACAGTTGGAGTTGGAGCCTGTCCCTGTCTCACCACCATTCTGCTTCCCCAGTTCAGCCCAAGTACTGCTCTAGGCAatgggtgtttgttttttttactggGGCTTGGGAAGAGGGGGGTTGGATGGGAATGGGAGACAGTAATCCAGCCCTCATGAGACAGTCTGGAGTGGGGCAGGCCAAACTCTGGTAAAAAGTCCTTCCTGTGGTCTGACTTAACTCTATGCTGCTGCAGCCCACATTGGTCCTTCTTGTTACATCCTCACTGAGCGTGGGAACATTGTTCAGTATCTAAGACAGGAAGATAATTAAGTTTCTCTACTGTCACCGTTACCCCACTAAGTAGCTGCTTCAAGATTCTGCAAAGCAGGGCACTTGCCTCCCGACCAGCAGTCAGCCCCTTGTAGTCAGTGTGGGGGCCTGCAGTGAAACAGCCTGAGACCCAGCCCATCCTCCTCTCAATTCAGCAGATGCCTGCAAAATGCctgccatgtgccaagcactgagcTCAGCCGTTAGGGGCACAAAAATGTTTAAGGCATCTCCCGGCTGATGGGCTGGTAGAAGGGTGAGATGCCTCTGACTCTCTAGCTGTGTTTCCCTTCCAGAAGTTTTTACTTCCTTCCCAATTTCCTGCCACACAATGCTCTCTTCACCTGCTTCCTTTGACAGAGCAGCTCATACCCTACTCTAGCTCCTTACTACTCAAGGTGTGGTCCCGAGAACCGCAGAATCAGCATCTCCTGGGaatctgttagaaatgcagagccCAAGGCCTCATTCCAGACCTACTGAGCTTGCATTTTATCAGTATCCCCAGGTGATGTAGGACCTGCGGCTCTACAAAGGCACAgggttttctctgttttgttcacttcagtatccccagtacctagaacaatgtctggcacaaCACAGGGACTCAATAACTACTTGATGAATAAATACCTAACCAGTCTgatttccctcccttctccccccagCTAGCTATAAACCTCTTTTCAATTATAGCTTTATTCTTTATCAACATTGCTGGCCTATCTGCAGATGTTTTAGGTTTCTCTCTCTTAAATGAGGCCAAGGATCCTATTTTTATTTACCCCTTTTCTTTTACAGTCCTTAGTGTATGTACATGGTTTAGCCCAGGCCATATAGGGCTTTGAACACAGGGATAAAACTATGACCTTCCCTGAATATCTTAATAACAATATCATTTACATGGCACTTTATAGTTCACAAAACATTTTTCTACACAAAAATcctatgtgagagagagagagagagatctccatttcacagctgaagaaactgatgTTCAGGGAGATTATTAATACCCAGGTCTGTCCATCAAGGCTAGTCACAGGAGAAGTGGGGTGAACCAAGGACATCTGATTCCAAAGTCCAAGCTCATTTTCAATTCCAAGCATGACAGAGACACACAGTACTTAACCAGGAGTAGACCACTCTGGTTCCAAAATTGGTGTGAACTTGAGTTTCTTGCCACTCCCCTCCTATCCCTCACTTTCTTCatgtgtgaaatggggataataatagtatctgctTCACTGGATTATTTGGGGGACTGAAGAAGATAATGCTTATAGGTGCTTAGCCATAGTGTCTAGAACTTAGTAAGGGTTCATTAAATGGCAGCTGTTACTGATAACAATAATGTTAATGTTCCCCTCTCTGTGCGTCCATGAACACAGTCCTGCTCTTGTGATTCCTTACATCCACCCCCCTGCAGAAAGCAAAATGGAACAGGGAGGCACATGCCAGGAGATCCCTATTTCTTGTTCTATTTTTCATAGATTAAGTAGAGAGCATCCATTTCCTTCTGCAGTTAAAGGTCTGGAGAGGGAAGGAGTGGTTGGAGAGTAGGGGGAAGAGTTATGAGGAAGATCAGACTGTTAGCTGGTGATAGTGATGAGTGGAACACGGACACACAGAGTCAACAGGCATCTCTTCAGGGAGTTGTACAGAATATCAACTTTGCTGGGGTTTTTTCCTAAGGGAAAGAGAGGTAATCACCTTGGGGGCCTGACCTGTCTTTAGGGAGCAGCTTTCTTTTTTATCCCAGAAGTGATGACCACTGAGGCAGGCATCTGGGGCCTGCAGCTATGACCTGTGTGAGGCAAGGAGACTGAAATGACCTCTGTACTCACTGCCCATCCTAGCCCTT
This genomic interval from Vicugna pacos chromosome 9, VicPac4, whole genome shotgun sequence contains the following:
- the WNT2B gene encoding protein Wnt-2b isoform X1, with product MLRPSGAEEAAQLPSRRARAPVPAPAPRLTALDGSRASARLSLACLLLLLLLTLPARVDTSWWYIGALGARVICDNIPGLVSRQRQLCQRYPDIMRSVGEGAREWIRECQHQFRHHRWNCTTLDRDHTVFGRVMLRSSREAAFVYAISSAGVVHAITRACSQGELSVCSCDPYTRGRHHDQRGDFDWGGCSDNIHYGVRFAKAFVDAKEKRLKDARALMNLHNNRCGRTAVRRFLKLECKCHGVSGSCTLRTCWRALSDFRRTGDYLRRRYDGAVQVTATQDGVNFTAARQGYRRATRTDLVYFDNSPDYCVLDKAAGSLGTAGRVCSKTSKGTDGCEIMCCGRGYDTTRVTRVTQCECKFHWCCAVRCKECRNTVDVHTCKAPKKAEWLDQT
- the WNT2B gene encoding protein Wnt-2b isoform X2, which codes for MLRPSGAEEAAQLPSRRARAPVPAPAPRLTALDGSRASARLSLACLLLLLLLTLPARVDTSWWYIGALGARVICDNIPGLVSRQRQLCQRYPDIMRSVGEGAREWIRECQHQFRHHRWNCTTLDRDHTVFGRVMLRSSREAAFVYAISSAGVVHAITRACSQGELSVCSCDPYTRGRHHDQRGDFDWGGCSDNIHYGVRFAKAFVDAKEKRLKDARALMNLHNNRCGRTAVRRFLKLECKCHGVSGSCTLRTCWRALSDFRRTGDYLRRRYDGAVQVTATQDGVNFTAARQGYRRATRTDLVYFDNSPDYCVLDKAAVAATLDSSAPECRRGFWCTRDMT